One Acropora palmata chromosome 2, jaAcrPala1.3, whole genome shotgun sequence genomic window, TTACAATGataaagaatattaatttatCGTACTGCTTTCTTCCAGAAAAACGAAAATGGAAGGTCTCAAGGTCTTGATCGCCGTTGTATTCATTACAACATCGAGCTCGCTCACTGCTAGCGCTCCTATTGCAGGAGCAGTATCCACAGCTGAGGTTCTCTTCAATCATGCGATAGCTGAAGAAGTTAAGAGTGCTATTGAAGAGGTGTGAATatagttttctttccttttttctcttcGCTCTCTGAGTAACGCTTGTTTCATGTGCTAGTTTAAGAGCAAATTGGCCGGTTGAAGGAGTTTAGTCTCCACCTGAGGCAATAGAATCTCATTTGAGTTTGaatttataagaaaaaaaactgatgagCATGACAGCGtttaacttgtttgataaaataCGAAGAATCCCTTTTTAGCAAAACGAAGCAATTAGTGCTCCCGCCCCATTTCTCCTCTCATTCTCTACCACTGAAAATACTGGTGGCTGCATTTGGTTTACGAATCTGTACATTTATCGGTCTCAGGATAAGTTAGACACAATTAGACAGTTATAATTTACAAAGCTTAATTTGTTTTGCAGATGAAAAAGCTCCATCAGTTGATAAACTCATCGGTGTCCATCCGTAATTCCCCTCACATGATACCAAACTTTAACAACCAAAGCTGCGCGTCAACAAAAGTAAGTGTTTCGCCGTTGGTTTCGCATGCAAATAATGATGCATCTGTCTTCTAGCTCCACGGAAACACTGTTTAAAATGATGTTTCCCTTTGTGGGCCTGATTTCAACGGTCTACAAAGGAGGATCCTACAAAGCCATCTTTACTCTCGCACCGCGCGCGCATCACTCAAGCTTTTTCCAGCTCGTTCATATGCGTGCGCAATGTAGGAGAGCTTAAAGTGCCCCACCCCCGCCCCCAACctgtaaataaaattcattattatccaacttcactttgtagagtacaaataacgcTCAAGACGAGTACAAATATCACGCGGTATTTGTACTCTAGAGGACCGGTTAGGcaggttttctcgcaacgcgcaagcgacgaatttgattcaagctacgaaaaaaaattttgtttgtcaataggaatttcttttctaggttttttcttgacagaaatcttaaagtgaaaaacttgaattgatctgtaatttaggcgatcgaaagacgatttttttcccgttgtgaaaagtgaaataaattgcgccaGTGATGGCGTGGTCGAAACCACGAAAACCAGTTTGCCTTCTTGTCCTGCTGTTGACCAATGAGTTAGCTGGATTTCCCGCGCCAATTCCGTTCCGCTTCGCATACTTCTGTCACGCATTCCCCGTAAATAAATATCCGCGAAATTCGCCTGCACGcacataaaaatttggcgtgttggataataaatctcttattagacgttttgttgggtagtatcgctgagaatttttactcgttgtttgtattttgactcgccctacgggctcgtcaaaatacggcacaactcgtaaaaatactcagcgatactacacaacaaaacgtctaataagatatatatatttcactaAACGTTTCACCCACGTGATGAGACGACCacgttggtgtacaaaacaatagcaaaatatcgctcaagttttgcataataatagaatcaaattcccaaaagacttttttcgctattgttctgtaagttctgtacaccaacatggatggccgctgtgacgtcacgtgaaaaccgagaattaGCCAGCAAGTGGATGAGATATCTCTACGCGCACTTTGATTCGTATCGAACATCTGCCTCGATTTTGAGCTAAGCCTATGTTCTTTGCCTTAACTTTTTATGGATAGTATTTCAAGTCATGATTTCTAGCTGTTCATGGCCGGTGATTTTAATTTCAGACGCTAAAAGACAACCTCGCAATCGCTTACATGACGCTGTCTGACTTCAAAAGTCCGCTTTACTTGGCATTCTCttacgaaaaaaaacaaggaccAAAACATGTAAAACTGGCGACGTTAATCTGGCACACGAGTTATAATGTGAATGCTTCAATCGGCGTTCTTGAGGGTCTGGTAAGAGAAAACCATAAaacgtaatttttttcaacaataataGGCATCTGAAAACCAGTATAATGATTTTTGGTCCACGCGATACTTCATAGAATACAAATTGATCCATAATTTGTCGGACATACTAAAATACAGCCACCCATAAGGTCAAATGAAAATTGGGAAAATCAGCAATCCTCTATCGATTCAAAGCACATTGATTCTGTACCATTAAAGTTGAAATGATGATGTATACCTTGATAATTTTTCAGATGAAGAAAAGAGACCTTCCTGTACCTTCTGCCCAAAGTAGTATGTCTGAAGCTGAATTGGATCAATACTGTCGTAAACATTTGGTCAATCATAATTTAATGGTAGGTTATTTACTTGCATTAATACATTGCCACACCAATAGCTATAGATAGCCATCACTAGTATATTCTCACTTAATGATCTTGGTGCTTGAAGCAATCTCATTGATTCGCTATCTCGGCGTAATTGAACATTATtcactatcacttgactctgaagatggcttccgcacaggttgtggAAACGTCTGTCGCACTGAACAACAGTTcgcaggactccaatcacccggatgacctttttcaatcaaggtattatTCACTCCCTTAAGAGTGAATAATGCGTGATCCAGCCAAACTAAAACTgccgcttcgcggctcggtaaatattTTGCCACTCATTCACCTCGATTTCAAAGGAAATCGTTAAATATTGCGCGTTTAGCAGTTTGCTTATCACCTTCTCAAATTCCACCTTAGTTTATCTTCAAGAAATAACCCAAGGACACATGGTTCAAATTACAAATATACTCAAAAATTGTTCTATTCGCGCTTAGAGGACAGGAAACTGAGCAAGGACCGTAATCGAAAGCAACTGCAAACGAGAgaaaccattttgttttccgcTTCTCAGCAGGTTAATAGCACTAACTTGAAGGAAAAACCCGTTTTTGGAACGGTAGGAACGGAAACAGGACTCAAACTAAATTTATGATTGAAGAAGTTATTTTGACCATGAAAAGACAGCCcagaatgatgaaaaaaattagtCGAATTGAGGTCCGACATTCACCAATTTGTTtttaggaaaaagaaaaaaacctcttaATCTGTCCTTGTTGATTAAAGAAGACAGGACAAAATACTGTACGCATTTCTATGCTCCTTTTACTAGAAGCCTGACTATCAAATTGATAAACTTTTAATGTTTTTCGTTCCACAGAGTCATGTTATTACCGATGATGTGGTGAAGATTTATCGCAACTATGTCGTTTTGTGGAAACTGAAATATGTCCTTCCAGAACTCTCGCACTGCGTCTCGCTCATCGGCATAGACGCCGAATCACAAGGCGATTAAGGAAATGTATTATATATTAAGTCGTTTTAAAATTCGAAGTGCTTTTCATCAAAGGAAACAAGCCCTTCCTGAATACTCAATCCGACTCAATTAGTGACAACTTATTTAATCTTCTTTCCCTCTACCGTTTTGTTATggcagttttattttttcaaaacaaggtcTATAATTTGTATTCTTTTATCTGCTATATaagtgcaattttttgactcGACGACGACGATTATTAATTGGAAAATCCTTTGGGTGTTTCATTTTGCAACGAAATAATATTTATCAGTGATATATTTAATTGACAAATTATTGTCTCCACAaggttttgagcgttagcattcactttatttcaatgtactgtaaacaaaatattaagtCTTCTTAATTAAGAAGGAAGAAAGTCCATATTGAGATTTTAATATGTTACTGATATgaatcagtgtgataaagtaATCTGTTTATTTCAGATAAGTAATGCCAAGGAAACAATGTAAACGGGTTGTTGTTAGATTAACAATAAAACGTTTGAATAACTGCCCACTAGTCCCTGTTTATTGATAAGATATAGTTGTTTTGAATGTTGACTCGAAACTCCCATCCGCACTTAAACGTTATGCATCACTAAATTTCAGCTGCGCCCTGCCCCCCACCCGGGCTGACCCCCGGGAattcgcttttttttcttacggATGGCAAATTCCCGGGGGTTGGGGGCTCTTAAGCTGTCAAATGCCCGACGGTGGGAACCAAAGTAGAGGGCAAATGCCCCTCTATACATAACGAATCAAACGCGGAAGTTACAGCTTTTTagataaaagtaaaaatataGGTTATTCACCAGCAGGGAggtctgtattgggaaaaactgtgcccgagGTCTTGGATACCGCCCGGGGCGGTACTCAAAACagagggcacagtttttccaaATACGGACCGACCTAGGCTGGTGagtaacatttttatttttttctacaacacaaCAAAAGGCGTGCGAAAGACCCGAACATTTTAGGGCTGTAATCATGGCAAGATTCGCGACAAACTGAACAATTTCTAGAGAGCAGATagtaataaaaacagagaTAATCCTAGTCCAGTCCAAGTTGAAGAAAGAGGTTTTACCGAAAGATTTTTACTTACGTAGTAAAAAAGGTCATTTAAGGTTtccagacaaaattgaaacattttttaacataTGTCGATTCCTCCCGCCGAGAGATGACCGGATGAGAAAATTCCGCCCGCTcccggaaccaatcagattgcaggattTGTTGAATTCCGCCCGCTGAcgcactgagaaaaaaataaatattaaaaataagaaaacatacCTTTAAAACGTCGTCCTCTGGGGTAGGCACAGATAAGACGGGCAAATGTCCCGCAGTTgcccggggggggggaggATGCAGCAAGAATTGGCTGATGCTTTACCTTAAAATTATGGCTAAAGCTACCAAACTTCTTGGCTGCAATATCGTACGAAATCTTGTGTCTTGTGCCAAATAGCCAAAGGCAAAACCCGAAGAGGCAACCTACAAGTCCCCGCGTAGAATGAGACCATTTGTAGACTTTGTACGGGGAATCAATCTCGATTCGCTCAAACCGAGCGCGCAAGGTGATATCGGTATCGTTTGCTGAGCGCGCAAAGGGTAACTAAAAAAGGGTAACACTGCATGTTCAACGCTTTTGTCACCTTCATCGTCTCTTGGAAATTCAATATACGTTGACAAGTCGAACGTCTATCAGCTTTTTCCAATATTGAAGATTGAAAGGGAAGAGAACATCAATATTGTTTGTCAGTGTTGGATCTTTTAGATTCATGCTTGTTGTTGGCCCCAGAAAAAACCAAtgattagtttctaaagaaactgtggtgctgtgtcggTGGGGAAGTCTAATACTAAAATTTATTATAAAAACAAGTTGATGTCAAGAAGGGCTGACAAAGGGCTGACGCCCCAAACtccagcttcgttatctcttcgcggttgaaatttgacaaatttcCGAGTAAAAATTGCCGAGGATTTCGCCGCTATATTTCCGTTTTGCGTTCCACGAATTAAAAGGCTAAGGAGAGACTGTTTGTAGCCTATTTAATGAGTACATAGCGAAATATAAAGCGATCACGTTGTAACACTACTATTGCAGGATCTCAGTCACAGCTTCTCTAGTTGGTATGACTGCAGTGAAATATGAGTCAACTGTGACACGTTAAAGGTGAATATAAATATTACAGTCGACTGCAGTAGTTTAGAGCTGTAATTACGTTGTTTTTGGTAGGCTAGTCATTCTGATGATCCTCCTGCCCTTTCTTTGGTTTTGGGGAAAAGGTTTTATCTTTTCTTAAGCTCGTTCCTCAAAGATCACCTCATCCAGAGAAGGCGGGGCTTGGCCGCAAGATCTAATCTTAGCCTTTCTAAAGGAATAGTATactttagtacaccttttgctgttcatttagagaaaatacgcaatcatttgcactaaaagtcagacaataatgcgaaaatacgttcatttgcgccaatcggcattcaattgcgcgaaatgcaccctctacaaggatatctgcataattgtaaacattcaattaagtttcaagactttcattgacgtcttgcggcattcaaattcctcaaagcaactttcatttgcgcgtattgtaaattcgataacattaaaagaatattcttttgcgtgatcgggcattcattttagtgaacaatatattcaataaaatttttaaccatggctaaatagtcaatagcatcaatgaacaaccaatacaattttgtcgataatcactaacgcggttatacaaacaatagagtgttctttacattcttttcgcaaaaatcttttttcataTAAAAACGGTACATAATtagtatgaatttttaaacaaatgaaggGAACTTTGTAGATAAATGCAAAGTACGTTATTAGCCTTCAATTTCCTCTCCCTTAAGACAGCGTGGCAAATAGGTTTGCATGAACTTAACCCACTGGTAAGCCTTAGCAGCAGTTAAAACACCTATGCAGCGCTGAAGAGAATCGAGAACAATCGGGTTCACATCTCCCCTAACGGGATACCTAGGCGTCTGACCTCCGCTCTGTCGTCCATTCGAGCCTGTATTTCGGGCCTCGATACGTCTCCTTTTATCGTTGTCTTCAATGAGCTGATTGCCTGCTCTACTATGTTCAGGAATGGGCTGTAGGCCGGGAGCATCTCCAGCTCGGTATTGGCCACGGGGATGGCGGGACTCGATGTGCTCGCGCACCGTCGTAAATGAAGATAACCTTCTCGTCGGGGTATAGATTTTGCCTCGTCTAGGCCGCTAAGTCGTTTAAGTGAGGtgcataataataagtatACAGTATAGTAGAAAAAGAGGCACAGATGAACCGTACAGCACAGAGAATTCGAGAAATCGTTTTAAGCCGACTTTCTGTTTATATACGGGTTTgtggtgacaaaaatgacGAACCTTGTCGCACACATGCTAAAAAATACCTTAAttccatttgtttacaaattcataCTGATCATgtaacgtttttatttgaaaaaagatttttgcgaaaagaatgtaaagaacactctattgtttgtataaccgcgttagtgattatcgacaaaattgtattggttgttcattgatgctattgactatttagccatggttaaaaattttattgaatatattgttcactaaaatgaatgcccgatcacgcaaaagaatattcttttaatgttatcgaatttacaatacgcgcaaatgaaagttgctttgaggaatttgaatgccgcaagacgttaatgaaagtcttgaaacttaattgaatgtttacaattatgcagatatccttgtagagggtgcatttcgcgcaattgaatgccgattagcgcaaatgaacgtattttcgcgttattgtctgacttttagtgcaaatgattgcgtatttcctctaaatgaacagcaaaaggtgtatttaccaaatcagtggataacaattttcgcgcgttttgattgcctcccgtaactcggaatatccttggatattcactgttttgcgaacggagagaaaaatggcgcgtcgtttcgcgaaagtttcagaagaagaaattaaaacagcatttttttatccatctgatttggtaaatactaaaacaactatccccctcagggtcggtgaagagcggcggatatatacctcgacgcttcgcgtctcggtatatatccaccactattcacctccccttcggggaatagttgtataatatcaAGTGTTTCCCAAACCCAGGAAGTATCATTGATGCCCTCAAAGATATTACAGATGTCCCAACGGGCAGAGGCGAATTCGGATTTTAGAGCATAAATTTCGTCTCGTTTAAAATCGTAGctgagttttgttttttgcctgCGTGAAATCCTTTTAAGTTTCAAGTGATATTGTGAAATTCCGAGATTGCTGGCGCCATTAGTAGGCACTTAAGAAGAGACAGAGGTAATGACTAGATGATGATGAACGAGGATAAATCTCCAGCGACTCTGGTTGAAACTTTCATGATGTTTCTTAAGTTAAAATTGCACAGGATCCATGTTTGCGAATTTAGGTTTTGAAGAATGATCAGTTGAAGGCCGCAAGTAAGGTAATATTGGTTCGTGTTTGCCATATGCACTATACAAGGAAAGTTATCGAGGAACGATAAGCAGTTAAGAGGTCTGTTTATCGAACCGATCAATAAAGGATGAGATTGAAGAGTTAGATCAATTCGTGTGGCTTTCAACAAAGAGTTTGAAGACAAATCGTGGCGTTCACGAGCACCGACTAAGATATTCAGCGAAACAAATTCGGGAACCGCCACCTTTCCGCCCATCATCTGTTACGTTTCGCGATTTTGTAATCACGAATGTTGATGTCCTTGTTCACTGTTTGATAGCGGAGATGAGTTTGAGTGAATGCCAGGATACCTAAGTTCAACGAGTGCAGAATAACTTTAATTTCGTGGAttttagccaaaaggccgttTACATTAAGGTGGGCAAGCT contains:
- the LOC141873509 gene encoding uncharacterized protein LOC141873509, producing the protein MYEKTQRASFGGVQKEEPSAQMGPQTQREQPNRKGLDSEPYKNTRQTKRKTKMEGLKVLIAVVFITTSSSLTASAPIAGAVSTAEVLFNHAIAEEVKSAIEEMKKLHQLINSSVSIRNSPHMIPNFNNQSCASTKTLKDNLAIAYMTLSDFKSPLYLAFSYEKKQGPKHVKLATLIWHTSYNVNASIGVLEGLMKKRDLPVPSAQSSMSEAELDQYCRKHLVNHNLMSHVITDDVVKIYRNYVVLWKLKYVLPELSHCVSLIGIDAESQGD